The Rhodohalobacter barkolensis genome includes the window CAAATAAGTGATTGGCTGATTTTGGCAGAATCCTCGGGATAGATGTAGGCGGGAAGCGTGTTGGCATTGCCAGAACTGATCTTTTAAGAACAGTTGCGAATCCTGTGGGTACATTTTCTCCCGAGGAATCTTTTATCGAAGTTGAGAGACAGATCAGAGAGGAAGGACCTTATAAAGCCATTGTTGTGGGGTGGCCATTAACACCCACCGGCGAACCCACAAATGCAACTCATCTTGCCCAGGATTATTATAATCATCTGAAGAAACGCTACAAAAATCTTGCAATCCATAAAATGGATGAACGTTACTCATCCAAACAGGCAATGGAAGCGATGATGGATGCGGGAGTATCAAAAAAACGCAGGGAAAAAAAAGGCAGGTTGGATCAGGCATCTGCAGCCCTTATTTTACAGCAATTTCTTGAAGCGTATCCAGAACTATAGAATTTATGTCAGTTTTACCCATTATCACCTACAATGACCCGGTTTTACGAGAAAAGACTCAGCCGGTAAAAGAGAATACGGAAGAGTTGCAAACA containing:
- the ruvX gene encoding Holliday junction resolvase RuvX, producing the protein MADFGRILGIDVGGKRVGIARTDLLRTVANPVGTFSPEESFIEVERQIREEGPYKAIVVGWPLTPTGEPTNATHLAQDYYNHLKKRYKNLAIHKMDERYSSKQAMEAMMDAGVSKKRREKKGRLDQASAALILQQFLEAYPEL